A region from the Ichthyobacterium seriolicida genome encodes:
- a CDS encoding HU domain-containing protein: protein MNLGKYISELLYSYECVIVPNFGGFLTKEHQAVLDELSGTITPPTKKISFNINIKQSDGLLINYISRQRGISYSDASAGVNLEVENWRNNLDKIKSLSIENIGTFKLSTGGNLVFTPDDSFNYLINSFGLGPIHAPRINRNLEKAITLKTNNLNRRLSYSLKKPMRYVAGLILGGSLLIGPFIYQQNDIITYFASVINIGNHKKNQSSSVVSGIEQESEEISEEKNYNHNTYSSDKKNQSSSAASDVEQENAEISEEKKYNHNTYSSDKVEKIIIPEKREISKKENTFFIISGSFKKIANAQKCIREINKKGFDSKLLRLEGSNIRVYYSSFNDIDTAKLKLSKIREINPEAWILKVKNRDIDTY, encoded by the coding sequence ATGAATTTAGGTAAATATATATCGGAGTTATTGTACTCCTACGAGTGTGTAATAGTTCCAAATTTTGGAGGATTCTTAACTAAAGAACACCAAGCCGTTTTAGATGAATTATCTGGAACCATAACTCCACCAACTAAAAAAATATCCTTTAACATAAATATTAAACAGAGCGACGGCCTGTTGATCAATTATATCTCTAGACAGAGAGGCATCTCCTATTCAGACGCTTCTGCTGGTGTAAACTTAGAAGTTGAAAATTGGAGAAACAATCTAGATAAGATTAAATCTCTTTCTATTGAAAACATTGGAACTTTTAAACTGAGTACAGGGGGAAATTTAGTCTTTACTCCAGATGATAGCTTTAATTATCTAATTAACTCATTCGGTCTAGGACCAATACACGCTCCTAGAATAAATAGGAATCTAGAAAAAGCAATAACTCTCAAAACTAATAATCTCAACAGGAGATTGTCCTATTCTCTGAAAAAACCTATGAGGTATGTAGCTGGGCTTATCCTTGGGGGCTCCCTGCTAATAGGCCCTTTTATCTATCAACAAAATGATATCATTACCTATTTTGCCAGTGTAATAAATATTGGTAATCATAAAAAAAATCAATCTAGTTCTGTAGTAAGCGGTATTGAACAAGAGAGTGAAGAAATATCAGAAGAAAAAAATTACAACCACAATACTTATTCATCTGATAAAAAAAATCAATCTAGTTCTGCAGCAAGTGATGTTGAACAAGAGAATGCAGAAATATCAGAAGAAAAAAAATACAACCACAATACTTATTCATCTGATAAAGTAGAAAAGATTATAATCCCTGAAAAAAGAGAAATCTCTAAAAAAGAGAACACTTTCTTTATAATTTCTGGATCGTTTAAAAAAATTGCTAACGCTCAAAAGTGCATAAGAGAGATAAACAAAAAAGGGTTTGATTCCAAATTATTACGACTAGAAGGTTCTAATATTAGAGTTTACTATTCTTCTTTCAACGATATAGATACAGCTAAATTAAAGCTATCTAAAATAAGGGAAATAAATC
- a CDS encoding HupE/UreJ family protein codes for MDSLDNFILYSKIGLNHILDFDGYDHILFIIALCSIYSFKDLKKILYLVTAFTIGHSITLALSVLDIFSLDADLVEFLILVTICATACHNILVPTSKRNNSFAYIATVLFGFIHGMGFSNYLKAILGGVKDELLLPLFGFNVGLEIGQIIVVILLLIFNIVFVYIMNVKKKDYILVTSSITLGMTIPMLLSLC; via the coding sequence ATGGATAGTCTAGATAATTTTATTCTATACAGCAAAATAGGGCTTAATCACATATTAGACTTTGATGGATATGACCATATTTTATTTATAATAGCACTGTGCAGTATCTACAGTTTTAAAGATCTAAAAAAGATACTATACTTAGTGACAGCATTTACAATAGGGCATTCCATAACATTAGCTTTATCAGTTTTAGATATATTCTCCTTAGATGCGGATTTGGTAGAATTTTTGATTCTTGTGACCATATGTGCGACAGCATGTCACAATATTTTGGTTCCTACTTCCAAAAGAAATAATAGTTTTGCTTATATAGCAACGGTTTTATTTGGATTTATACATGGAATGGGATTTTCTAATTACTTAAAAGCTATATTGGGAGGAGTAAAGGATGAATTATTATTACCTCTATTCGGATTTAATGTAGGTTTGGAAATAGGACAGATAATCGTGGTGATATTGTTACTTATATTCAACATAGTATTTGTATACATAATGAATGTCAAAAAAAAGGATTATATATTGGTTACCTCTTCTATAACTCTAGGAATGACTATTCCCATGTTGTTATCTCTCTGTTAG
- the tyrS gene encoding tyrosine--tRNA ligase → MRDFIEELSWRGMIQDKTPGVEEQLKKEITSAYLGIDPTSDSLHIGHLVGVIMLKHFQKAGHIPIALLGGATGMIGDPSGKSKERNLLDEEVLRYNQNCIKEQLTRFLDFSDQRPNAAQLVNNYDWVKDISFLDFIRDIGKHITVNYMMSKESVRKRISSDSSEGMSFTEFTYQLVQGLDFLHLYKNNNCKLQIGGSDQWGNITTGTELIRRKTGGEAFAITCPLITNSNGMKFGKTEEGNIWLDRKKTSPYKFYQFWLNISDQDAEKYLKIFTSLKEEEVLDLIKEHRESPNLSKAQKVLAVELTTMVHSREDCHMAIEASEILFGKSTYESLQNISEERLLEVFQGVPQGDISKEIINDGIDILSLISHTRGFVNSNSEARRAIKENSISVNKKKIDESFTVTSEDFLQNKYILLQRGKKNYFVLRIK, encoded by the coding sequence ATGCGTGATTTTATAGAAGAGTTGAGCTGGAGGGGGATGATACAAGACAAGACTCCAGGGGTAGAAGAGCAGCTCAAAAAAGAGATAACATCGGCCTATCTGGGTATAGATCCTACTTCAGATTCTCTTCACATAGGTCATTTGGTGGGAGTTATAATGTTAAAGCACTTTCAAAAAGCTGGACATATTCCCATAGCTCTCTTAGGTGGGGCCACTGGAATGATAGGAGATCCCTCTGGAAAATCTAAAGAGCGAAACCTCTTAGACGAGGAGGTTTTGAGATATAATCAAAATTGCATAAAAGAGCAATTAACCCGTTTTTTAGATTTTTCAGATCAGAGGCCTAATGCGGCACAGTTGGTAAATAATTACGATTGGGTGAAAGATATTTCTTTTTTAGACTTTATAAGAGATATAGGCAAACACATTACTGTAAACTATATGATGTCAAAGGAATCTGTAAGAAAACGAATATCTTCAGATTCTAGTGAAGGTATGTCTTTTACTGAATTCACATATCAACTGGTTCAGGGATTAGACTTTTTACATCTTTATAAAAACAATAATTGTAAACTGCAGATAGGGGGTTCAGATCAATGGGGGAACATAACAACGGGCACAGAATTGATAAGGAGAAAGACAGGAGGAGAAGCATTTGCCATCACCTGTCCTTTGATAACTAATTCTAACGGCATGAAATTCGGCAAGACAGAAGAGGGAAATATATGGTTGGATAGAAAAAAGACTTCACCTTATAAATTCTATCAATTTTGGTTGAACATATCTGATCAAGACGCTGAAAAATATCTGAAAATATTCACTTCTTTAAAAGAAGAAGAAGTATTAGATTTGATAAAAGAACATCGAGAGTCTCCTAATCTTAGTAAGGCTCAAAAAGTATTAGCTGTAGAGTTGACTACAATGGTTCACTCGCGTGAAGATTGCCATATGGCTATAGAAGCTTCAGAGATTTTATTTGGGAAATCTACTTATGAGAGTTTACAAAACATATCTGAGGAGAGATTATTAGAAGTTTTCCAAGGGGTTCCTCAAGGGGATATATCTAAAGAAATAATAAATGACGGCATAGATATTTTATCGCTTATATCTCATACTAGGGGTTTTGTGAATTCTAATTCAGAGGCTAGAAGAGCTATAAAAGAGAACTCCATATCTGTTAATAAAAAAAAGATAGATGAATCTTTTACTGTTACCTCGGAAGACTTTTTGCAGAACAAGTATATTTTGTTACAGAGAGGTAAAAAGAACTATTTCGTTTTAAGGATTAAATAA
- the rpe gene encoding ribulose-phosphate 3-epimerase, translating into MKTKIIAPSILSADFANLQKDIEMVNSSQADWFHIDVMDGLFVPNISFGMPVIKAIKNHATKTLDVHLMITNPDRYISYFREAGADVLTVHYEACNHLHRTIHSIKEKGMLSGVAINPHSSVNLLEDIICDVDLVLIMSVNPGFGGQKFIEGTYDKIRALKELIERKKSNALIEVDGGVSLSNFEKLFNSGADVLVAGNSIFSSENPELTISKLKNCL; encoded by the coding sequence ATGAAGACAAAAATTATCGCTCCCTCTATATTATCTGCTGATTTTGCCAATTTACAAAAGGATATAGAAATGGTAAATTCTAGTCAGGCAGATTGGTTCCATATAGATGTTATGGATGGTTTGTTTGTGCCTAATATATCCTTTGGGATGCCTGTAATAAAGGCTATAAAAAACCATGCTACAAAAACTTTGGACGTACATTTGATGATAACAAATCCCGATAGATATATATCTTATTTCAGAGAGGCGGGAGCTGATGTTTTAACAGTTCATTATGAAGCTTGTAATCATTTACACAGAACTATTCATTCTATAAAGGAGAAGGGCATGCTTTCGGGAGTAGCTATAAATCCTCATAGCTCTGTAAATCTTTTGGAAGATATAATATGTGATGTAGATTTAGTTCTGATAATGTCTGTAAACCCTGGCTTTGGTGGACAAAAATTCATAGAGGGGACTTATGATAAAATCAGAGCTTTAAAAGAGCTTATCGAGAGAAAAAAGAGTAATGCTCTTATAGAGGTAGATGGAGGGGTCAGTCTGAGTAATTTTGAGAAGTTATTCAATTCTGGGGCAGATGTTTTGGTAGCTGGAAACTCTATTTTTAGTTCTGAAAATCCAGAGCTAACTATAAGTAAATTAAAGAATTGTTTATAA
- a CDS encoding 5-(carboxyamino)imidazole ribonucleotide synthase yields the protein MCFSSDFKLGILGGGQLGKMLLNETRKLDIFTKVLDPSDSSPCKIGSNEFVKGDITDFKTVYEFGKSVDVLTFEIEKVNVQALKKLKSEGIGVYPPPEELELIQNKAVQKKFYLENDIPTSPFSLFANKRSLIEAVKNSEIDFPFVWKSTMFGYDGKGVCIVQKESDLEALTDGECIAEDLVSVKKELSMIVAKNPSGDFKAYPLVEMEFDKESNQVEYILCPARLDRALCDKARDIAIRVSQKMNIVGLLAIEMFQTQDDEILVNEVAPRPHNSGHYSIEGSYTSQFEQHLRAILDLPLGSTESKTPAVMVNIVGKEGHEGPVYYKGMTDILKIEGITPHIYGKKQTLPFRKMGHVTVVDTDIDRAKAKAEKIKDLLEVISI from the coding sequence ATGTGTTTTTCTTCAGATTTTAAATTAGGCATATTGGGAGGAGGTCAGCTCGGTAAGATGTTGCTAAACGAAACTAGGAAATTAGATATTTTCACTAAAGTTTTAGATCCATCAGATAGTTCCCCTTGTAAAATTGGCAGTAATGAATTTGTAAAAGGTGATATTACAGACTTCAAAACGGTATATGAATTTGGCAAAAGTGTAGATGTACTTACTTTTGAGATAGAGAAGGTAAATGTACAAGCCCTCAAAAAATTGAAAAGTGAGGGAATAGGAGTGTATCCTCCTCCAGAGGAGTTAGAATTAATACAGAATAAGGCTGTACAAAAGAAGTTCTATCTAGAAAACGATATTCCCACATCTCCATTTAGTCTTTTTGCCAATAAGAGAAGTTTGATAGAGGCGGTAAAAAATTCGGAAATAGATTTTCCTTTTGTATGGAAGTCTACTATGTTTGGATACGATGGAAAAGGGGTTTGCATAGTCCAAAAAGAAAGTGATTTAGAGGCTTTAACAGATGGAGAATGTATAGCAGAGGATTTAGTTTCTGTAAAAAAGGAGTTATCAATGATAGTTGCTAAAAATCCTTCTGGAGATTTCAAGGCCTATCCTCTAGTAGAGATGGAATTTGATAAAGAGTCTAATCAGGTGGAATACATCCTTTGTCCTGCTCGTTTAGATAGGGCATTGTGTGATAAAGCAAGAGATATAGCTATTAGAGTATCTCAAAAGATGAATATAGTAGGGCTTTTGGCCATAGAGATGTTTCAGACTCAAGACGATGAAATATTGGTAAACGAAGTAGCTCCTCGCCCTCATAACAGTGGTCATTATAGTATAGAGGGATCTTATACTTCTCAATTTGAGCAACATTTGAGAGCTATTTTAGATTTACCTCTTGGAAGTACAGAGAGTAAAACGCCTGCCGTCATGGTAAATATTGTAGGTAAAGAAGGTCATGAAGGACCAGTCTATTATAAGGGCATGACAGATATATTGAAAATAGAGGGAATAACACCTCATATATACGGAAAGAAACAGACTCTACCATTTAGAAAGATGGGACACGTGACAGTTGTAGATACAGATATTGATAGAGCCAAGGCGAAGGCAGAAAAGATAAAAGACTTATTAGAGGTTATAAGTATTTAA
- the tsaD gene encoding tRNA (adenosine(37)-N6)-threonylcarbamoyltransferase complex transferase subunit TsaD, which produces MKTEITILGIESSCDDTGVAVIRDRAILSNIVASQSVHEEFGGVVPELASRSHLQNIVPTLQRALDLAKVEKKDLNAIAFTEGPGLLGSLLVGSSFAKSMSMALGIPLIGINHMQGHILAHFIERENHSKPEFPFLCLTISGGHTQIVEVRDYFDMQVIGETIDDAVGELFDKSARMLGLSYPGGMLIDKYAKTGNPLSFKFTQPKVEGLNFSFSGLKTNILYFLKKNTKDNDKFIIDNIEDICASIQYTIVETLLSKLLKASLERGIKNIALAGGVSSNSRIREELTKYRDKFGWKTHILPFEYCTDNAAMIAITAYFKYLKNDFSNMSISSKSRMKF; this is translated from the coding sequence ATGAAAACAGAAATCACTATTCTAGGCATAGAATCTTCCTGCGACGACACAGGTGTCGCTGTAATTCGAGATAGAGCAATACTCTCCAACATAGTTGCTAGTCAATCTGTACACGAAGAATTCGGGGGTGTAGTCCCCGAGCTAGCCTCGAGGTCACATCTACAAAACATCGTTCCCACCTTACAACGAGCGTTAGATCTCGCGAAAGTAGAAAAAAAAGATCTAAACGCTATAGCCTTTACAGAAGGTCCAGGGCTGCTAGGATCCTTATTAGTAGGCTCTTCATTTGCAAAGAGTATGAGTATGGCTTTAGGGATTCCATTGATAGGAATAAACCATATGCAAGGCCATATTTTAGCTCATTTCATAGAAAGAGAGAATCACTCTAAGCCTGAGTTCCCTTTCTTGTGTCTGACAATATCTGGAGGACATACACAGATAGTAGAAGTTCGTGATTATTTTGATATGCAAGTCATAGGAGAAACTATAGACGACGCCGTGGGAGAACTATTTGATAAAAGCGCTAGAATGTTAGGTCTATCTTATCCAGGTGGCATGTTAATAGATAAATATGCTAAAACAGGTAACCCTTTATCCTTTAAATTCACACAACCTAAGGTAGAGGGTCTGAATTTTAGCTTTAGCGGACTCAAAACTAATATACTGTACTTCTTGAAGAAAAACACTAAGGATAACGACAAATTTATAATAGACAATATAGAAGATATATGTGCTTCTATACAATACACTATAGTAGAGACGCTTTTAAGCAAGCTACTAAAAGCCAGTTTAGAAAGAGGAATAAAAAATATAGCCTTAGCTGGAGGAGTATCTTCTAACTCTCGAATAAGAGAAGAATTGACAAAATACAGAGACAAATTCGGATGGAAAACGCATATTCTCCCTTTTGAATACTGCACCGATAACGCAGCTATGATAGCAATCACAGCTTATTTCAAATACCTAAAAAATGATTTCTCTAATATGTCTATCTCCTCAAAATCTAGGATGAAATTCTAA
- a CDS encoding translocation/assembly module TamB domain-containing protein: MTKKKKRRKGIIIISIFLFLMALFISVLNLKAVQTSLVKSIVEGILKNSNNRVEIGEVDISFFGDCIFKEIFIPDHHNDTLVYIPYAKIDFRSYGLVDKTISIKEAVLREIYLKMKYYKGEDKDNLREFLYSLSDSNRDSIPSIDKNLFEVDKIRLINSKYSYIDESLSAPVIIADNINSTFTNVFLRDSLHVDIKINSLEEVRGVNCTNLQTSLVANSEKISFTNTKLSTSKSDLNLAHIDFNWGDKPVDSLKMDIVLNKSKISMAEIGRYIPSVKSHESLHVSGIFKGPISDFKTGEIKISSIDNTDSSTLKMHLKKQGKGYGLKIDLLDLNVNYDRCIKLVPQLDSLMPNLTGTERFNIAGYMYLSKDSISIRGEGTSTIGDFSIRELQLIDNRNYNGKINIKNFNLSSVVKDIDLQNVTGEINLYGSDFEKEKALIYLKSNILSADYNGYSYRNMQMEMDAKKGLYSIWTSVNDPKARIRLTGILDMRGLLNKYDLEINFNKFLLFPVNLSKEEGVSISSRIRARLEGNEIKNMTGSVVLRNTYYGKEGVYDNFNDLSFISSINNGRRFLSVKSGNDLQGRIEGKFNYVQILDLVKNSIGKMYKNYRPVEVDENQQISFKFKLNKLHLKSLLPNFIIGSEMEFAGNIDGDKNDMKISLYSDKVSLDNISFDNIVFNFDTKSKHVNTYLSADGMNIYKYRATKLELLSSHQNDSISILTTVNLDKYNKGISKIIAYQTFDKEGRFVLGLNETHLYMGDETWIFDKKNNSNFVMDVDTYKGVLSNTSFRSDDKSVNIKGAIKSKSDKYVHLSAKNLSLKSISKFFLGTEISGIINGDIRIHTDGEIYKPLINIGIDQIVWNDMKYDRMSLNTKFNHNTKSNYTKIDITDKNKRILVGRGHFYYLRNNKNINMTLMLSDIDLSPMNYYTKLALDNIRGKAYGHVNIGGSIGAPKFYGTLKLKNAGLKQPFIGVDFSFEEDSKIYLKDDKIHIDKINLEDTKYKTKYQLLGDLSHNSYRDWELSLKILFNNGLLLNTTYKDNKDYNGILFASGRVNITGKITEPSIDVVASTNNHTVINIPLRSNREIKEYNFINFKKDEKEEISIQKTETTGKGLDFKLDLKVTQDALAKIIFSPSVGDVISARGEGDMTLDVNSMGKFNIYGSYIIREGLYKFTLGNILNVDFKLQEDSSISWNGLIEDADLDITGTYKLSANTSPITLENYTEQSKSVNVQLKLGLNKKLNNPEFKLDIDLLDAGDELKNRFNNLMEDNPNNKKNQFLSLLTMKTFIPVSDNINEEFREPSNTPYRVLADQFSSFLSTLSDEFDFKLDYIDNYKTDENSSKLLEVGISTRQFFKNRVKINSQFRMPVGADKSNKILPELDAEVSISNDGKIKLKTFSRHNKSINSTLPNGFTNGVGISIRKDF; encoded by the coding sequence ATGACTAAAAAAAAAAAGAGGAGAAAAGGTATAATAATCATAAGTATATTTCTATTTCTTATGGCATTATTTATATCCGTACTCAATCTAAAAGCGGTACAGACATCTCTTGTAAAGAGCATAGTTGAGGGTATTTTAAAAAATTCCAATAATAGAGTAGAAATAGGAGAAGTAGATATTTCATTTTTTGGGGATTGCATTTTTAAGGAGATATTCATACCAGATCATCACAACGATACCCTAGTATATATTCCCTATGCTAAAATAGATTTTAGAAGTTATGGACTAGTAGATAAGACTATATCTATCAAAGAGGCTGTACTAAGAGAGATATACCTTAAGATGAAGTATTACAAAGGTGAGGATAAGGATAACCTCAGAGAATTTTTGTATTCATTATCAGACAGTAACAGAGATAGTATTCCCTCTATCGATAAGAATCTATTTGAGGTAGATAAAATACGATTAATAAATTCTAAATACAGTTATATAGACGAAAGTCTTTCTGCTCCTGTAATTATAGCTGATAATATAAATAGCACATTTACAAATGTATTTTTGAGAGACAGCTTACATGTAGATATTAAAATAAATTCTTTAGAAGAGGTTAGAGGTGTGAATTGCACTAATCTACAGACAAGTCTCGTAGCGAATTCTGAAAAAATATCTTTTACTAATACTAAGTTATCTACTTCTAAGAGTGATTTAAATCTTGCTCATATAGATTTTAATTGGGGCGATAAACCTGTAGATAGCCTGAAAATGGATATTGTTTTGAATAAGTCAAAGATATCTATGGCAGAAATAGGTCGTTATATACCTAGTGTAAAATCTCATGAAAGTCTTCATGTATCTGGAATATTTAAAGGCCCTATTTCAGATTTTAAGACAGGGGAAATAAAGATATCTTCAATAGATAATACTGACAGCTCTACTTTAAAAATGCATTTGAAAAAACAAGGGAAAGGGTACGGTTTAAAAATAGACCTTTTAGATTTGAATGTGAATTATGATAGATGTATCAAATTAGTTCCTCAGCTCGATAGTTTAATGCCCAATTTAACAGGTACAGAGCGGTTTAATATAGCCGGATATATGTATTTAAGTAAGGATTCTATCTCTATAAGAGGGGAGGGGACTAGCACCATAGGAGATTTTTCCATAAGAGAATTACAACTAATTGATAATCGCAACTACAATGGGAAAATCAACATAAAAAACTTCAATCTAAGCTCTGTTGTAAAGGATATTGATTTACAAAATGTAACTGGAGAAATAAACCTATACGGCAGTGACTTTGAAAAAGAGAAGGCTTTGATATATCTAAAATCTAATATTCTATCGGCTGATTATAACGGTTATAGTTATAGAAACATGCAAATGGAGATGGATGCAAAAAAGGGATTGTATTCTATTTGGACTTCTGTAAATGACCCTAAAGCTAGGATCAGATTGACAGGTATTTTAGATATGAGAGGTCTTTTAAACAAATACGATTTAGAAATAAATTTTAATAAGTTTCTGTTATTTCCTGTGAATTTATCTAAAGAAGAGGGAGTAAGTATCAGTTCTCGTATAAGGGCCAGATTAGAGGGAAATGAAATTAAAAATATGACTGGAAGTGTGGTCTTGAGAAACACTTATTACGGAAAAGAAGGGGTATACGATAATTTTAATGATCTGTCATTTATTTCTAGTATAAACAATGGGAGACGCTTTTTAAGTGTAAAATCTGGTAATGATTTACAGGGAAGGATTGAGGGAAAGTTTAACTATGTTCAGATTTTAGATTTAGTTAAAAATTCCATAGGGAAGATGTACAAAAACTATAGGCCAGTTGAAGTAGATGAGAATCAACAGATATCATTTAAATTCAAACTGAATAAATTACACTTAAAATCCCTGCTTCCAAACTTTATAATAGGCAGCGAAATGGAATTCGCTGGAAATATAGATGGAGATAAAAACGATATGAAAATATCTCTATATTCTGACAAAGTGAGTTTGGATAATATAAGTTTTGACAATATCGTTTTTAATTTCGACACAAAAAGCAAACATGTAAACACTTATCTGTCAGCTGATGGGATGAATATTTACAAATACAGGGCAACCAAATTAGAGTTATTGTCTTCTCATCAAAATGATAGTATATCCATACTCACAACTGTTAATTTAGATAAGTATAACAAAGGCATTTCTAAAATTATAGCATATCAAACTTTCGATAAAGAAGGTCGCTTTGTTTTGGGATTAAATGAGACGCATCTATATATGGGTGATGAAACATGGATTTTTGACAAAAAAAACAATTCAAATTTTGTGATGGATGTAGACACCTATAAAGGTGTATTGAGCAATACATCTTTTAGGAGCGATGATAAAAGTGTAAATATAAAAGGTGCTATTAAAAGTAAAAGCGATAAGTATGTGCATTTATCTGCTAAAAATCTGTCGTTAAAGAGTATAAGTAAATTTTTCTTAGGTACTGAGATAAGTGGAATTATAAATGGAGATATTCGAATTCACACGGATGGGGAAATATATAAACCTCTTATAAATATAGGTATAGACCAAATCGTCTGGAACGATATGAAGTACGATAGAATGTCTTTAAACACAAAGTTTAATCACAATACTAAATCCAATTATACAAAGATTGATATTACAGATAAAAACAAACGCATTTTAGTAGGTAGGGGGCATTTCTATTATTTAAGGAATAATAAAAATATAAATATGACTCTAATGCTATCAGATATTGACTTATCTCCTATGAATTACTACACAAAGTTGGCATTAGATAATATTCGAGGAAAAGCATACGGTCATGTCAATATAGGTGGTTCTATTGGCGCCCCTAAGTTTTATGGAACTTTAAAGTTAAAGAATGCTGGACTTAAACAACCATTTATAGGTGTAGATTTTAGCTTTGAAGAGGATTCAAAAATTTATTTGAAGGATGATAAAATACATATTGATAAAATCAACTTAGAGGATACCAAGTATAAGACTAAATATCAATTATTAGGTGATTTATCCCACAATTCTTACAGAGACTGGGAATTGTCACTAAAAATATTATTCAACAATGGATTACTTCTAAACACCACATATAAAGACAATAAAGATTACAATGGCATTTTATTTGCTTCTGGCAGAGTAAATATTACAGGTAAAATTACAGAGCCTTCCATAGATGTAGTTGCTTCTACAAATAATCATACTGTGATAAATATACCTTTGAGATCTAATAGAGAAATTAAAGAGTATAATTTTATCAACTTCAAGAAAGATGAAAAGGAAGAAATATCAATCCAAAAAACGGAAACTACTGGAAAGGGTTTAGACTTTAAGTTAGATTTGAAAGTGACTCAAGATGCTCTGGCTAAAATTATTTTTAGCCCATCTGTGGGAGATGTTATAAGTGCTCGCGGGGAAGGCGATATGACTTTAGATGTAAATTCTATGGGTAAATTCAATATTTATGGTAGTTATATAATAAGGGAAGGGCTGTATAAATTTACCCTTGGAAATATTTTAAATGTAGATTTTAAGTTGCAAGAAGATAGTTCTATATCTTGGAACGGATTAATCGAGGATGCAGATTTAGATATAACAGGAACATATAAGCTAAGTGCTAATACTTCACCAATCACGTTAGAAAATTATACAGAACAATCTAAAAGTGTGAACGTTCAACTAAAACTTGGCCTAAATAAAAAATTAAATAATCCAGAGTTCAAGTTGGATATAGATTTGTTAGATGCAGGAGATGAATTAAAAAATAGGTTTAATAATCTTATGGAGGATAATCCAAATAATAAGAAAAATCAATTTTTATCACTACTTACTATGAAAACTTTCATTCCTGTCAGCGATAATATAAATGAAGAGTTTAGAGAGCCATCAAATACTCCTTACAGGGTATTGGCCGATCAGTTTTCTAGTTTTTTGTCTACACTAAGCGATGAATTTGATTTCAAACTAGATTACATAGATAATTATAAAACAGACGAGAATAGTTCTAAATTGCTAGAAGTAGGCATATCCACAAGACAGTTTTTTAAAAATAGGGTGAAGATAAATTCTCAGTTTAGAATGCCAGTGGGTGCAGATAAAAGCAATAAAATTTTACCTGAATTAGATGCTGAAGTATCTATTAGTAATGATGGTAAAATAAAATTAAAGACTTTTAGCAGGCATAATAAATCTATAAACAGTACTCTCCCAAACGGCTTTACAAATGGAGTTGGCATAAGCATAAGAAAAGATTTTTGA